The Silene latifolia isolate original U9 population chromosome 4, ASM4854445v1, whole genome shotgun sequence region ATGAATGGTCGTAACTGACAGTCGTTGTTCAGAGAAGGAAAACTATGACGAAATGCGCATTATCATCAAGAAATGATCTCACTAAACTTCTGCACCAGCTGATAAACCTTTCTGAAGCCCAACAATTGGTTAGTAGTGACATTCCCAATAGTCTGTGTTCCGGACCCATTAACATTTCCACCAATGTAAGTAAACTCGCAATTGTTGTAGATATTTGGTTCTGTTCTCTGAAGTTGATCCCTAAGATATAACACTTCTCCAGCACGGCGCTCAAACAAATGAACTGTCCAAACATGGTTCCCATCTACACATTCCGACTCTGGAAGCCAGTTAACTGTTCCGTCTTTATTGGCTGCAAGACAATATTCACCACCTGCTTTTCTTTTTCTATGACCAGAACCCCTCGTATTGGTACACACAACTCTGAGTTGCCCAGGAGGTGGGAACCGCGGCACAGGCGACCTGAATTCAACCTGAGTATCACCCTTATCTGATGGCCACAGAAACTCTGACATCCCCGCCGACAACTTCTTTGTTTTATATCTTTCCAGATACATTCTCTTATAAGACTCCATGAGTTCTTTCGCGAATTGTATTTCCCTTGATTGCAAGGAGAAGATAGCATCTTCGGGAATTGACCCATCACTATTTGGTTCAACAACTTCATAAAGTTCTTCGGAAAAATGCCTATCCGTTGGTTCCTGGAGAAATTTTGGTATCGGCGACAGAAATTCCCCTTCGTTACTCTCCAATGTCACGTTAATATCTGTTTACATCAAGTtctaattcatcattaattctgAAAAACTAGATGATCAAACTAATACCATTACGAAAAACAAAAACTGACGATAAATTACTGCTCTGAATATATTATAGCATGAATAAACAACAGTAAAACTAGATGATCAAACTAATACTGTTACGGAAAAACAAAAACTGACAATAAATTACTGCTCCGAATATATTACAGCATGAATAAACAACAGTAAAATCAGGTAGCTTACCCTTTAAACGCTGAACGTCACTAAAAGAAAGACAATCCTGAATCGTCATGTCTTCTGCAGCTGCTGGTGAAAAGGGGATTAGGGTTCGGATTTCCAACTTCAACTTAAAAGAACTGTGGATTCAAAGTCTAATATTTCTGACTCTTT contains the following coding sequences:
- the LOC141652000 gene encoding uncharacterized protein LOC141652000, with translation MTIQDCLSFSDVQRLKDINVTLESNEGEFLSPIPKFLQEPTDRHFSEELYEVVEPNSDGSIPEDAIFSLQSREIQFAKELMESYKRMYLERYKTKKLSAGMSEFLWPSDKGDTQVEFRSPVPRFPPPGQLRVVCTNTRGSGHRKRKAGGEYCLAANKDGTVNWLPESECVDGNHVWTVHLFERRAGEVLYLRDQLQRTEPNIYNNCEFTYIGGNVNGSGTQTIGNVTTNQLLGFRKVYQLVQKFSEIIS